In the genome of Clostridia bacterium, one region contains:
- a CDS encoding cytochrome b/b6 domain-containing protein, giving the protein MNIRFDFVMHWLWAIVWSLLALSGFSMVGAKYGWLLNFDYATADYIHRIAAAIFVILTFISNAYEVYRNIKKDTNPLAWFIFGRSGYQLFTFITTHILIITGAIIWICEEFNMVYAGFALIMHEYISYIALASVIWHIYKKCHALIWPKKTEIKR; this is encoded by the coding sequence ATGAACATCCGCTTTGATTTTGTTATGCACTGGCTTTGGGCAATTGTATGGTCACTACTTGCACTTAGCGGGTTCAGTATGGTGGGAGCAAAATATGGATGGCTTCTGAACTTCGATTATGCAACCGCAGATTATATTCATCGCATTGCAGCAGCAATTTTCGTAATCCTGACTTTTATATCTAATGCTTATGAAGTATACAGAAATATAAAGAAAGACACAAATCCCCTTGCATGGTTCATATTCGGAAGAAGCGGTTATCAGCTGTTTACCTTTATAACAACTCACATACTAATTATTACTGGCGCCATCATATGGATCTGTGAAGAGTTCAATATGGTGTATGCTGGATTCGCACTAATCATGCATGAGTACATTTCATACATTGCATTGGCAAGTGTGATATGGCATATATACAAGAAATGTCACGCACTGATTTGGCCGAAGAAGACAGAAATCAAGAGGTGA